The nucleotide window TACGAATTCCCGGCTGCTCACTTTGGCTGAGCGACAGAGCACctgcctgcatgcagaaggcccccccACTTCAGTCCCCAGggacatctccaggtggggtgGCAGAGCCGTCCggccttgaaaccctggagagcggctgccgaTCAGGGTAGACCAGGAGTACCTAACATGGTTCTCTCCAGatgatttgttgtattttataagtatatttgtataccgctatctctttaaaaaaaaaaaaatatcaaagcagtttacaacaaataaaaatcaaaaacatacagtaaaaacaattaaaaataagagTAAAAACAAAGGCCACCTACTGTGAAAAGGCATCAGTTTCTTTATTTAGaaatgatgttgttggactccaacgtccatcagccccaccagccaGCGTGGCTCTGTGGTCCAGAGGGCACCACGTCGGTCCTGCACCCTGGTGTAGGCAGCAGTGGGCTAACTGGGCCAGCAGCCTGAGCTCCCTGCATTCCAAGGCCATGGCCTGGCACCGGGTGCCTCTGTCTGGCTACATCCCTTTGGAATTGTTTTAGATTAACAAGCACACGGGGTTCTTTTGACCCTCTTTCACTTATCTGTGGGGAAGGCCTTGTGGTAaggagggggcaggagaggaggggctTATTCCCAAGGACTGGGTGGGCCCCCATAGACCTAAATCATCACAGTGGTGGGGTGGGGTTATTTGTATCTGTTCATCGCTTGCGACAAAAATGTCTCAAAGCGACTTCCAATGATAAAAGcatgttattatgtgccttcaactcgatttcgacttatggcgaccctatgaatcaatgacctccaagagcgtctgtcatgaaccaccctgttcagatcttgtaagttcaggtctgtgaattccttgatggaatcaatgcatctcttgcttggccttcctctttttctactcccttctgttttccccagcattttggtcttttctagtgaatcatgtcttctcatgatgtgtccaaagtatgataacctcagtttcatcattttagcttctagtgacagttctggtttaatttgttctgacacccaattatttgtctttttcgcagtccatggtatgcacaaagctctcctccagcaccacatttcaaatgagttgatttttctcttatccacctttttcaactttcacatccatacatagagatcggaaataccatggtctgaatgatcctgactttagtgttcagggatacatctttacatttgaggaccttttctcattttctcactgctgccctccccagtcctagcctccttctgatttcttgactattgtctccattttggttaatgattgtgccgaggtattaagTAAAAGCATACATGATACAAAATCTAACACAGATCAGAAAGATAAATGAACGTTAATTGACTAAAAGTGCTCACCCAGCAATAACATaaaaaaggacaaatcctacccCACCCTTCTAAAAGCTGAACACCAATACAGGCTTGGGGATCCTTGTGCCCCGTGACCCTTGTTGACAGCCAAACGCCTGGGTGAACATTTGCCTGCCGCCTCAGAGTTGGTCATGGTGGTACCAGGCGCATCTCTGCGGAGAGAGCATTGCACAGTTGGGGAGCTAACCTCTGAAAAGAGCAGAGGCCACCCTTCCCCTCCTAGAGTGACTCTGGTGACCATAGAGAGCGGGGAAGCAGAGCTGGGGAGAAGTCTGCAGTAGCTTTTCGGACATCCTCCCCCTCATGGCTGGACAAACGAGGGACgtgcttgtatgtgtgtgtgttggggggggggttgaacagGATGACCACAAGAGAGACGCTTCCGAATAGCCTGTACCAGAGATCCTGACGGGATTCACTCTCCtctgttggtccatctaacctCTCCCTTTTCCTGCAGCTTACCAATACCAGCTGGCGCTGGAGCGCTACGAATGGAACGAGGTGAAGAACGTCAAGTCTATCGTGCCCATGATCCATGTCTCCTGGAACGTCGCCCGCACTGTCAAGATCAGCGATCCCGACTTGTACAAAATGATCAAGTAAGGCCTTCTGGGTGCTTGGGGATTTCGTGCAACTCCTCCAACCTGGCCAAAGCAGCCGTCTGCTTTCGCCGTGCATTTTCAGGCTCCTCCGCCCGACACCTGCCCAGCACATGAAAGCCTCTTTCATGCCAGGGAGAGGATGCAAGTGGTCGTCAAGAGGAGGCCTGGGTGCCGAGACAAGCCCTCTGAACTCCCATGGTGGTGGGCAGCTCTGGAAGCCTGTGCCCAGGTTCAGAGCGATGGGGAACAAAATGAATAGGGAAGGGCCGAATAGGGAATAGGCAGGGAAGGGCCGAAGCTCAGTGGCAgtccatctgccttgcatgcagaaggtcccaggttcagtccccagtggcatctgtAGGTAGGGCTCCccgaaaacctggagagctgctgccagtcagtgtagacaatattgagctagatgaaccgaAGGTctaactcagtagaaggcagcttcccatattcTTCTGgatcccagtttcattttgaatgCATGTGAACTCCCCCatctttggtggggagggggTCGGGCTTCCTGTGCCTTCAACCCATGTATGGGgagcccatggccctccagatatgacactgcaactcccatcatcatccctgaaAACTGGCTGTACAGGCTGGGGTCTGATGGGAGCCTCTCAGTGTCTggatgaccccccccccatttgttggACTGgagctcccgtcatccctgaaaATTGACATCCAACAGCATCTACAAGGGCACTGGTCCCCCACTCCTGTTTAAACAGCTGCACAATAGGCAAGAATTCAAAGGGTGACATTGCAAGGGAATATAAAATACAGTGTATGAGTTGCATGCaagtaagtcatactcagagtaagacCACTGAAATGCATGAACTTAAGTTAGCCACTGGTTGTAGTTAatgaacttcaatggatctactctgagtagaactacccTTGGATGCCACTCATATTGTCCATAGAAAAGATAAATTGGTAATATATTATGCTTATTagaatttatgtcccacccttcctcccattgtggtccagtgatttatttatttttgtcaacATTATCTGTTCCATTACAAAAGGGAATTGGTCCCATATATATCAACGACTGCACCCCTTTGCTGGGCTAATGACTGGAAAGCAGTGAGCATGCCTTCAGGGGATGAGTAAACGGAACATGATTTTGCAACAGAAGCGGAACTTACGAGTTATTTTCCATCTCAGCAAGGAAGGCTTTCACACACACCCGCCCAGCTCCTGCAAAAGGGGtctatgtttgtttattattactcAATGGATGATATTGTACTCCtacttcatttttttgaaagatttCCTGTGACAAAATACGTACTATGAATTGATTGGATTTAGACCAAGACATGTTTgaacatttctttaaaagcattaaTTTCAGGGGGGAGAACCCAGGGTTGACGTTTCTCCCAGccctgaatgcagggtgtgaaataccTTTTCCTAACCCTAAAGAAAggcctctatgtgtgtgtgtggggggggtgtcttTGTGCTCCCAATAGATTTGGCCTGGCAGTGGGGCTCAGCCTCCTCCACCCCTGGGCTGAGTTTTTCTCTGGATGCGCCTTCCGTGGCTGTTGTTTAAATGAAAATGCCCATTTTGTTATACAGTCAGAGGCCTGGTAAAAAACAAACTGAAACAACAAATCACACAATTTCTAGCAgacataacattaaaatgcatgggACTTTAAGGATGGAAGCAAGCCGAGGTATAATTAAATTAACAAATTTGCAGCAGGAGGGAGGAATCTTGTAACGTTCCTGCTGTTATGTTGTTTGTCTCGGCCAGTAAGCGGGCCAGATACCGTTCAAAAGTCCTTCCAGAATATTTAATAGGGTAGCAGGAAACAATCTGTTTCACTCAGCTCTGTTAAAGTTGCATACAAAAGGGAAAGtattaatgtttctgttgctgtgTCCCAGCATACATAAGCAAGTGGGCATGACCTTTCcacttccctctctccctctctctctctctcaggtacTGTCTGATGCAGTCTATCAAGCACTGCCAGGTGCAACGTGAGAGCCTCGTGTGCTCTGGGAAGAAGATTGCCTATCAGGGCCGCGTGAAGGATGAGCCAGCCTACTACTGCAATGAATGTGATGTAAGCTTTCCTGGCTTTCTTCCTCTTGTTTGCCACAGTGGCTGGTAGACTTGGGCCATCTCCAGAGTGATGAGGCTCCCCGTCTCTTAATCCAtcaatccctctctctctctctctctctctctcctcagcaGGGCGCTACCACTTCTCCACAGGTGGCACTGTGCCACGGGGCAGCCATGTAGGTGGTGCTTCCCATTCTGAGACAGCACCAACCCCAGGGCATtccaaaaaaaccacacacctGCTGTGTCCAGATGAGTGGACTTCCACATCCTGCCCTCCCTGCAGTTTTGTCTGTGGGGCAAGGTTTGCTTCCACTTGGGGCTCACACGCTCTCTGTGTgggccttcccccaccccctcacaAGGGGCTACATTCACTTTTCCAGCAGGCTCTTGGCGATCGCCTCTGAGATCTTTGGCAAGAAGTGACCACAAGGTCCTGCTTGCTCAGGTTATTCCCTGCCACAGATTTTTCCCCCCGCATCCGCTTCTCTGTTGAAATAAAGGGCTCACCATAGGCACCCGCCAGGGGTTATTGCTAGACTCTATGGTGGGAGCAGCAATGTTTGATGAGCCCTGTTTGTCTTTAAAATACCTCCTGTCCTACCTCCAGTTTGAGGTTTCCGGACCTCCTTCATGCCTGACGGCGCTGAGAAGCGGGGGTATAAAAGAATAGAAGGGTCAAACAGTGAGTATGAACTGCGTGTTTTTTAAAGCAGTGGTGGCAAAGGGAGCGTATCCACGGCCGACTAGGGCAACCCTTGGACAGGATCAAGGAGCACAGAAATTTCATATGTCAGGCAGACCTTTTGGCTCATCGAATCACCCATGGCTGACGATCCAGAGTCTTGAAGCAGAAGTCTCCCTCAAGCACCCCTAGGCTGAAATGCATCGTCGTGATGGAAACACGAGGAACAAATAATTTGATATCACCCCTCTCTGAACCAAGGGGAGAAGAGCCCCATTGGCTGACGTTAAACCCAAGCTGAGTTGTGGCTCCTGCACCTCAAAAAGAGTATTGCAGAGATAGGGGGACACTCAGAGAAAAGCAACGAaactgatcaaggggatggactctcctatgaggaaaggttgcggtatctgaggctttttagtttagagaaaaggcgggtcagaggcaacatgacagaGGTGTGTAACATTATGGATGgtgtggacagagagaagtttgtctccctctcttgtgactctagaacttgtggacatccagtgaagctgaatgccggaagattcaggaaagacaaaaggaaggactttttCACGCAGCGCATAAACGATGGAATTCGCTCCCGCAAgaggccaccaacttgcatggtTTAAAAAGAAGATTATTCAAAGTAACGGAGgacaaggctgtcaatggctactagccataatggctatgctctgacacCACGGTCAGCGGCACGATggctctggataccagttgctgggattcacaagtgggtagagcactgctgttgcactcagatcctgcttggggcttcccagaagaggcatctggttgtccccTCTGAGAATAGGATGGCAGACTTGGTGGCCCTTTGGCCGGATCCGGCTTgctaggctcttctgatgttctcgaGGGTCTAGTGCCGATTGGATAGATCAAGAGACGCCAGAGGTTGCAGTTTCTGGATGCAGCCGCGATGATGCAGCTGAACTAACGAGGAGGGGATATCTGTCATACTGGCTGTGTGGGCAGTGTGGATGGAACAGCCCTGCAAGTGCCTTGAGGCAGGTTGAAAGTGAGCAGCAGGGTTGGGGATGATGACTTCGCTAAAGCCAGGAAGCTGCACAAACTTGGCTGTGACTTTGGATGGGCCAAACAGCCACCCTTGCCAGCCACTGACAGCACCCATGTCAGCTGGAGAGCAATGACTGGGCTGTAGCGAAGagtgaccagggagagggctggtTGTTAGCCAAGACGGGGCTGTCGTGGTGCTTGTGGGGTGAAAGGCTCACAGACGTGGATGCAGGAAAGAGGGCACTGTTTCCAGAGTCCCATTCCCTGTGCCTGCTACAGCAGCCAGCACAGGTCCACCCTTGCCCCACCGCAACGGTATTCATCCAAGAGCCCCGGGGGATGATGCATGGAAGAGCCTCCCTAGAAGGTGCCAAGATTACAGGGCCCCTGCCTGTTACGAGGGGAAGGCTGGATCGAGGCCTTCTGCTCTGGAGGAAGCCTTTTGTGCCACGATGTgtcggggggggggcacacagCTATAGATGGTGTTCAAGGGTTGTGGCGCGTAAACGAAGCGTGTTACTCTTATTTCGGCAGAGAAGAAATAAACTACTTTCCCTCTTGCTTGTGTGTTGGTGTGATTCTTCTGAGGTTCCACAGTTGTGCCCTTTTTTCCAGTGAGAAACCAGCCCCAAACTTTGCACGTTCCCTTTGCCCCTGTGTCCAGGGGGGGTTTACTTACAGCCAGTGTGAAGCATTCTCGATGGGTACAGCAGGTGAGGCATGGTCACAGTGGGCAGCAGCTAATGCTGATCTTGGGGGATTTGCCACTAGGCAGTTTCTGCAGGCTGTGTCCATGCACGGCTGGCGTTCTCCAGGTGATGGCAGACAGgcatctgcctccccctccccgggGGTGTTTAGCTGGTAAACACAGATGGCCTGCCcttctcattcccccccccatgtggtGACAGAGGAAGAGCCATAGTTTGCCTCCGCTGATTGTGGTGCAAAATGGTGATGGGTGGAAGAGGTCCTTGATTTGCACCCTAAACTATGGGTAGCCAGAAGCAATTTGTTACCTTGGTGTGAGATAATTATGGTTTTGTGTGTACATTTGTTAACTGTGGAGCTTCATGCTAAGAATAAAGGTTTGGAGGGTTAGAGCCTGGAAAGTTCTCTTGGGACCCCAAAGACGGAGCATTTATAATTTCCAGAAGTTGTAAAGAGGAGAAGGTGTTGGAAGGAATTAAAATCAAACTGCAGGAGGAGGTGGCTGAGACGTGCCATGCAATTAAGGGGGATTTAGCAGCTGAGGGTCTCGGAGAGCACAATTGCAAAGGGTTATGGGTGGGGCTGGGCCCTGGGCCTCTTGGAGCCTCAGGGGGCTGATCAGTTTGTAGTGTGGTTAGGGGAGGGGGCCGTTTTGCTTGCTTCCCACTCACCCAGGTGCCTCTTTTCATTCTTCAGACTAGTCCCTGGTGATCCCAGTTCCCGGCTCCCCCACGTCTCCATTAACTGGCCAGGGGGAGAGGACAAGGCCACACATCCCGTTAGGGTAGGCGCTAATGTCAGTGTGCTCCTTGCAGGTGGAAGTGTTCAACATCCTCTTTGTGACGAGCGAAAACGGTGGCAAAAACACATACCTGGTGCACTGTGAGGCCTGTGCCCGCAAGCGGAGCTCTTCCCTGCATGGCGTCGTGGTGCTCGAACAGTATAAGACGGAGGAACTGATACACATCTATGACAGCTTCACCCTGGTGAGTGCGCTGGGAGGGACAGAGGATCTGTTCTTCCTCTGCTATTTCAGCTTTTCCATCCCCAGACCCTCACCAACATTTGCCATTTCTTTGTATTCTGGAGCATCCCAGGCTTGCAGATTTGGTAAAGCAAACAGCCACTGCCCATTGGCAGAATCCCCCCCCAAATGCACTTCATGGCTCTTTAGTGTTGTTCAATCAACTCTGATGTCCTCCCAAGTTGGGTGTCTAGCAGATACTCTCCTAGTAGGTCACTGGGAGGAGCAAAAgggctgttgttgttaataactattttacttattttggttaatagatttataaactgcttcacagccaCAGGccatctaagcagtgtacagtacAAGAAAAAATAGGATAAAACACAAAAGCCAATTTCTAAAAGCAATAACATCTTAATGGTTAATCTTAATAGACAAGCATTCtaaaacaacagttaaaaactttccaaaacagttaaaagcatccTTTCAActgtgatcttcaggttgcctgGCACCGTCTCCATTGGCCATCATTGAGCTTTGGAATCTTGGAGTAAATTCACAAAGGGGGTAAATACAGGGCAGtcttagccaacctggtgccctccaaatagtttggaccccaactcccatcatcttcatGGAATCCAGGATGAGATGGGGCATTGGATGGGAGAAGCAACAAAAGGTTGGGCAGGCGGGATCTCCTGTGCActctttcatttttgttttgctttgcattttTCCCGCCAGGCTGCGCCAACTAGCTCCAGATGAGCCATACCACGCCTGGACGCAGGTGTCTGGGCCGTCTCTCCACGCCAGCTCACCTCTCCTTTGCTCaccatgtgtgtgggggggagggggttgctctAGCCtgtcccccccctttccctcaATAGCAGCTGAGCCTCTGATCTCCACCCACCCTCTCAACTCACGTCTGTCCCCAGCCTGGGCAGAAGAAGAGCCATCGTAGCGAGGACGTTCTCCAGATGGACCCTTTTTAATTTATTCTTCAAAATGAACCTTTTTTTTCCTGGGTGGTGCTGATTTTGTattaaagacagaaaaaaaactgcatttaaaaaaaaggaaggagcCACGAAATCGACAGAGAAGGGGAACAGCAGGACCACGGGCACACGGAGGTGCGTGagcgccccccccccaatcttgtaTCAGACTGGACCGTGCCTCTGGCTTCCCCCTGGGACAAAGTTCGGGAGCTTCAATGAACAGAGAAAGAGGGGCAAGAATGTTTCCTCTTTCACAAGAGCATTAATTTTTGTCTGTCTCACCAGGGCGGAGAGCCAGTGAGCAGAACAAAAGAGGCAGTAGTTAATTTGGGATGtctggttttgttttgatatttttttgttctttcaattacattttttcttgtcagaaatttaaagggaaaaaagagagtttggaaaacaaaaatgcaagcaagcaaaaaaagaaattaataCGGGTTTCTTCACACAGGACTTTTATGGGCTCAGTTTTCTCTGGGTGAACACTTCTCAttgggaggtggggggagagtgTACATGGATTTATATATATTGGTGGGGTGGGCTGGGGACAATTTTGCGCGTGtggtttttaattattctgatggACATTTTGATTTCTTACATccttttatatattatatatataaatataaggaAATAAAATCCTGGTTTGTATtagaaactgcttttaaaaacaaaaacagaaaacaaaacaaaaaaaatacagaTTTGTGCAAGGCGCAGGATAATTCTTGTGCAATGAGCTGGAATGGTGAAAATGTAGCCCTGTGCGGAGGGCATGGTGCTCGCCCCAAATCAGACACACACGGGTAGATGAATTTTTCCTTCAACATGGGGGGAGAGAGCTCATTTGTCCTCTCCCTTCCTTAGGTATTCTCATTGTGCCCCTCATACCATCTGGGGAGGGGGCAATCTTAACAGCAAACCCTTAACTCCACCCTCTTCCTGTTTAACTATTAAATACCCTTAACTCTGACCCTTAATGCTTCATCTTTAGCTGATGAAATTCTTTTAAccttaatattttttttcctggctgaAGTCATTGCCCCCCCCCTTAAATTCTGCCTGCATTTGGCTCTACAGTCTCCTGCTCTCagaccatttaaaaacaaaaacagtaatgTCTCAGATTTGGGgtaatgtttctttttctttttttaaatttgtacctCCATGCCTCAAAAATTGTTTGCAATTTgtaaatgttctctctctcttttttaatttatgtgtcTTTTTTGGTAATGATTTCTCTATTTATTGGTCCTTTATTGGGGTTACatccagccttttttttttaattttaactttttaCAACGTtgtatctgttttatttttttaaagtgtcccCTTTTGTTGCCGTTCCTTTTTGGCTTCTCTCTggaatttttattgtatttctaaatGTTTTATTCTTTGTCTGTCGTTGTGTTTCCTTGACATGGTGCTCGGTTTTCTCATGGCCGGTAGGGGGGTGGAGAGGGAAAATAAACCCTGAACCTGGTTCATCtgttgatttcttttttaaaaacagaacctCACCCCACCCTACATTGTACAAATCCCTCCTTCTGAAACCTGCACTTTTTAAGTTCCagatttttcccctctccaaaCTCACAGACACTGAAACGAAACAGATGAACAATCTCACTTCTCTGAGAAAACACACTCACGCAAATGGATTCTTATTGTACTGTAGGGGACAAGGAGAAAGCAAATCTTATTttgtaaatgtaaaaaaaaattaaattaactcaCAGAGATAAAAGAAATCAGCCTCTGTTCGTTCATTTCTGTGTCCTGGATATGAAAGTTTGCTTTTGAGGTTCCAGTGCCTGCACTCAAACATCAAATCTCTGCTCAGGGGTTAAAAAGggcctttttaattgtttttaagggTGGGACATTTTTACCAGGAAACAAATGTGAACCTTAGAAGGAGtatggggtgagggtggggattGTTTTTAATAGGGATCCTGCAGCAGAAATCCGAATGGTGTCTCACCCCATCCAACACATGCCAGAAATGAGAGTCCCAAACGTCAGGGGGACATTCTCCTGCGCAATCCCCTTTGAAATGAACAGGAAGGGCACAGCTCCTGTGCATTTCAAAggggcttgtgcaggagaacATCCCTCCACACTGCCTCATCTGCCTTTTTTTTGGCACCCCAAAGCAGCCGCCTGCCCCAATCCCATGGTAcggccatctctgcggcctctcTGTGTTTACGATTTGACTGGGACTTGGCAGGCCTGTACCACGAAGGGGAAGCGTAAGGAGCTGGATGAATCTCTAAAGAGAAACATCCTAGGAATTTCAGCCCAGGGAagacccttccccctcccctctgggaACGGTGCAACAAGCAAAGCATCCCTTGGATGGACAAGTTTGGGAGgtcctggggggtgggggaggaagctgCCGgtaactggggtgtgtgtgtgtgtgtgcaggctgCATTCCTAGATTATCCAGGAGAGATGGAGGCTGGCCCAGCAGCTGGAGGGggtggagatgggggggggaagcctatAAAGGATGTGATAAATTGTTGAGCCAAGCAGAGGCGTAAGGCAGGAGTCTCCGTTGGAGGGAGAGTTCGGGAACTTGCAGGGAGGGGTCTGGAGTCTTGAGATGGGCTTGGACACTCGCTCCCAGAAAGCCATGTCTGGGTCTCTGGAACGGGAGAGTGGGCTGGGGGTCTCCCCACTACCACCCCCTCCCTatgctggggagggggatttggagCTACGGGGGTCCCTGGATTGCTGGGCCTGTGCAGTTCTGGTGACCATCCAGAATCTGCTGGTTGGGGGCCTCAACCTTCTCTTGGTGGGGGTCGTCTTTGGGGTCATCTTGCTCCCAGTGGGGGTCCTGCTGGGGTTTGGATTCCTCTGCCACTCCAAGGTAGGTGGACCTCATACTttgaacccccctcccccccgtcCCACACCATCCTTGGCAACATCTGCAACACAGGATGGGGGGCACTGTCAGAACTAGGGGTGGGTGTTGTGGGTTGGAAATGAGGATTCACCTATGCATACATCCCTTGATACTCTTCAAAATGATAGCATGCCCTTTTGATGCTTTTGTGTGTATGGGAAAATGCAGTTGTGTATTGGAAGCACAGACTTTTGCCAGGATTGGGATTAAAGCGGAGGGGGCGTTGAGATGTAATTCTCAGGACTCACTTTGAGACATAGCTCAGCCCAGAACCTATTTTCAGTGTGCAAGCCTGGCCCTGGAGCATGTAAAAAAAGATGAGCACTCTGCACAGGCTCAGAGGTCCTCTTGCACACCCTGAAAACCCCCAACCAGACCCAGTAGTGATGCAATCTTAAACCAACCCAGCacctgtttgtttttaatttcatttaaaagtttctgaaagttagGAGCTTA belongs to Rhineura floridana isolate rRhiFlo1 chromosome 11, rRhiFlo1.hap2, whole genome shotgun sequence and includes:
- the TMEM88 gene encoding transmembrane protein 88, producing the protein MGLDTRSQKAMSGSLERESGLGVSPLPPPPYAGEGDLELRGSLDCWACAVLVTIQNLLVGGLNLLLVGVVFGVILLPVGVLLGFGFLCHSKFLHAQAHYCTAHLPDAASVALLVVGFTLMVPLLVLALAAYCRLARRLQLGYCLVPYSKAVYKNLPATRYHSSGCCCSRDLDTVEKVWV